A portion of the Bacillota bacterium genome contains these proteins:
- the rimO gene encoding 30S ribosomal protein S12 methylthiotransferase RimO gives MASGKSPLEGLRVYVRSLGCSKNLVDTELMLGAMVEEGMVVTSEAHDADVIIVNTCAFIEAAREEAIEAILELAPERTEGKARVLAVAGCLAQRYSTELYQEIPEVDALVGVHDWPCIVDVLRRCVQGARVIQVSAAPRRPGPAKRSRVITTGPHSAYVKVSEGCHNRCHYCAIPLIRGPLVSRDQDEIVAEVRTLVEAGIREVILVAQDLTAYGRDREGLNLEGLLEAITYASPPPWLRLLYCHPAGVSEGLIDLVSSGAVCAYLDLPMQHGSEVMLAKMGRKGDPGRYLDLLGRLRRAVPGIFLRSTFMVGHPGEGKREYQELREFLVEASLDRAGFFQYSPEDGTLSAGFGDTVTAQEKEERLRDITSLQSGIALSRGMARVGDVVSFMVERPGRRPRGRIHGQAPGVDGDACIRKPGSRVLRPGDVLEVRIQGATDADFECVL, from the coding sequence ATGGCCAGTGGCAAGAGCCCCCTGGAGGGCCTCAGGGTTTACGTGCGCTCCCTTGGGTGCTCCAAGAACCTGGTGGATACCGAACTGATGCTGGGCGCCATGGTGGAAGAGGGTATGGTGGTTACCTCCGAGGCCCATGATGCTGATGTCATCATTGTCAACACCTGTGCCTTCATAGAGGCCGCCAGGGAAGAGGCCATCGAGGCCATCCTGGAACTCGCCCCCGAGCGCACTGAGGGGAAGGCCAGGGTGCTGGCGGTGGCGGGCTGCCTTGCGCAGCGGTATTCCACGGAGCTCTACCAGGAGATCCCGGAGGTGGACGCCCTGGTAGGTGTGCATGACTGGCCCTGCATTGTTGACGTGCTCAGGCGGTGTGTCCAGGGGGCAAGGGTGATCCAGGTGTCAGCAGCACCACGGCGGCCAGGCCCGGCCAAGCGCTCACGGGTAATCACCACAGGGCCCCATTCGGCCTACGTGAAGGTCTCCGAGGGATGTCACAACCGGTGCCACTACTGTGCCATCCCACTTATCAGGGGGCCCCTGGTGTCCCGGGACCAGGACGAGATCGTGGCTGAGGTGCGGACCTTGGTCGAGGCAGGCATCCGCGAGGTGATCCTGGTGGCCCAGGATCTTACTGCCTACGGCCGGGACCGGGAGGGCCTCAACCTTGAGGGGCTCCTGGAGGCGATCACATACGCTTCACCGCCTCCCTGGCTGAGACTGCTTTACTGCCATCCCGCCGGCGTCTCAGAGGGGCTCATCGACCTAGTATCCTCCGGTGCGGTCTGCGCGTACCTGGACCTGCCAATGCAGCATGGAAGCGAGGTTATGCTCGCCAAGATGGGCAGGAAGGGCGACCCCGGAAGGTACCTTGACCTGCTGGGGCGGCTCAGAAGGGCAGTGCCCGGTATCTTCCTCAGGAGCACCTTCATGGTAGGACACCCTGGCGAGGGCAAAAGGGAATACCAGGAGCTCAGGGAGTTTCTGGTGGAGGCATCCCTGGACAGGGCGGGCTTCTTCCAGTACTCACCAGAGGATGGCACCCTGTCTGCCGGGTTCGGCGACACAGTGACAGCCCAAGAGAAGGAGGAACGGCTCAGGGACATCACATCCCTGCAATCGGGGATAGCACTGTCCAGGGGCATGGCCCGGGTGGGAGACGTGGTCTCCTTCATGGTGGAGAGACCGGGCCGGCGCCCAAGGGGCAGGATCCACGGCCAAGCCCCTGGCGTCGATGGCGATGCCTGCATCCGGAAGCCGGGTTCCCGGGTTCTCAGGCCCGGCGATGTCTTGGAGGTTCGCATACAAGGGGCGACAGACGCGGACTTTGAGTGTGTCCTATAG